The proteins below are encoded in one region of Lagenorhynchus albirostris chromosome 7, mLagAlb1.1, whole genome shotgun sequence:
- the CERCAM gene encoding inactive glycosyltransferase 25 family member 3 isoform X2, producing the protein MLQEWLAAVGDDYAAVVWRPEGEPRSYPDEAGPKHWTKERHQFLMELKQEALTFARDWGADYILFADTDNILTNNQTLRLLIEQGLPVVAPMLDSQTYYSNFWCGITPQGYYRRTADYFPTKNRQRRGCFRVPMVHSTFLVSLRAEGTEQLCFYPPHPNYTWPFDDIIVFAYACQAAGVSAHVCNEHRYGYMNVPVKSHQGLEDERVNFIHLILEALVDGPPMWASAHVSRPPKRPSKMGFDEVFVISLARRPNRRERMLSSLWEMEISGRLVDAVDGRTLNSSVMRSLGVDLLPGYQDPYSGRTLTKGEVGCFLSHYSIWEEVVARGLAQVVVFEDDVRFESNFKMRLERLMKEVEAEKLPWDLIYLGRKQVNPEEEAAVEGLPHLVVAGYSYWTLAYVLSLAGARKLLASQPLRRMLPVDEFLPIMFDQHPNEQYKAHFWPRDLRAFSARPLLAAPTHYAGDAEWLSDTETSSPWDDDSGRLISWSGSYKTLRDPRLDLAGSSGHSLHPHPQDEL; encoded by the exons ATGCTGCAGGAGTGGCTGGCTGCTGTGGGCGATGACTATGCTGCTGTGGTCTGGAGGCCTGAGGGGGAGCCCAG GTCCTACCCAGACGAAGCGGGCCCTAAGCACTGGACCAAAGAAAGGCATCAGTTTCTGATGGAGCTGAAACAGGAAGCCCTGACctttgccagggactggggggctGACTATATCCTG TTTGCAGATACGGACAACATTCTGACCAACAACCAGACACTGCGGCTTCTGATCGAGCAGGGGCTGCCCGTGGTGGCCCCGATGCTGGACTCTCAGACCTACTACTCCAATTTCTGGTGTGGGATCACCCCTCAG GGCTACTACCGCCGCACAGCCGACTACTTCCCTACCAAGAACCGCCAGCGCCGGGGCTGCTTCCGTGTCCCCATGGTCCACTCCACCTTCCTGGTATCCCTGCGGGCGGAGGGGACAGAACAGCTGTGCTTCTACCCCCCTCACCCCAACTATACCTGGCCCTTCGACGACATCATCGTCTTCGCCTACGCCTGTCAGGCTGCTG GGGTCTCGGCCCACGTGTGCAACGAGCACCGTTATGGGTACATGAACGTGCCTGTGAAATcccaccaggggctggaggatgaGAGAGTCAACTTCATCCACCTGATATTGGAAGCGCTGG TGGATGGGCCCCCCATGTGGGCCTCAGCTCATGTGTCCCGGCCCCCAAAGAGGCCCAGCAAGATGGGGTTTGATGAG gTGTTTGTCATCAGCCTGGCCCGCCGGCCCAACCGCCGAGAGCGCATGCTTAGTTCGCTCTgggagatggagatctctgggcgtTTGGTGGATGCCGTGGACGGCCG GACACTCAACAGCAGTGTCATGAGGAGCCTCGGCGTGGACCTGCTTCCCGGCTACCAGGACCCCTACTCGGGCCGCACACTGACCAAGGGCGAGGTGGGCTGCTTCCTCAGCCACTACTCCatctgggaggag GTGGTTGCCCGGGGCCTGGCCCAGGTCGTGGTGTTTGAGGACGACGTGCGTTTTGAAAGCAATTTCAAGATGCGGCTGGAGCGGCTGATGAAGGAGGTGGAGGCGGAGAAACTTCCTTGGGACCTGAT CTACCTCGGCCGGAAGCAGGTGAACCCTGAGGAGGAGGCAGCCGTGGAGGGGCTGCCACACCTGGTGGTAGCTGGCTACTCGTACTGGACACTGGCGTACGTCCTGAGCCTGGCTGGCGCCCGCAAGCTGCTGGCCTCCCAGCCCCTGCGCCGAATGCTGCCCGTGGATGAGTTCCTGCCCATCATGTTTGACCAGCACCCCAA TGAGCAGTACAAGGCACACTTCTGGCCGCGGGACCTGCGGGCCTTCTCAGCCCGGCCCCTGCTCGCTGCTCCCACCCACTACGCGGGGGACGCTGAGTGGCTCAGCGACACAGAGACGTCCTCGCCCTGGGACGATGACAGCGGCCGCCTCATCAGCTGGAGTGGCTCTTATAAGACCCTGCGGGACCCCCGCCTGGACCTGGCCGGCAGCAGTGGGCAcagcctccatccccacccccaggatgAGCTCTAG
- the CERCAM gene encoding inactive glycosyltransferase 25 family member 3 isoform X1: MRAAPAAPLLQLLLLLGPRLEAAGVAEPPLPAVVLAILARNAEHSLPHYLGALERLDYPRARMALWCATDHNVDNTTEMLQEWLAAVGDDYAAVVWRPEGEPRSYPDEAGPKHWTKERHQFLMELKQEALTFARDWGADYILFADTDNILTNNQTLRLLIEQGLPVVAPMLDSQTYYSNFWCGITPQGYYRRTADYFPTKNRQRRGCFRVPMVHSTFLVSLRAEGTEQLCFYPPHPNYTWPFDDIIVFAYACQAAGVSAHVCNEHRYGYMNVPVKSHQGLEDERVNFIHLILEALVDGPPMWASAHVSRPPKRPSKMGFDEVFVISLARRPNRRERMLSSLWEMEISGRLVDAVDGRTLNSSVMRSLGVDLLPGYQDPYSGRTLTKGEVGCFLSHYSIWEEVVARGLAQVVVFEDDVRFESNFKMRLERLMKEVEAEKLPWDLIYLGRKQVNPEEEAAVEGLPHLVVAGYSYWTLAYVLSLAGARKLLASQPLRRMLPVDEFLPIMFDQHPNEQYKAHFWPRDLRAFSARPLLAAPTHYAGDAEWLSDTETSSPWDDDSGRLISWSGSYKTLRDPRLDLAGSSGHSLHPHPQDEL; encoded by the exons ATGCGCGCTGCCCCCGCTGCCCCGCTGCTCCAGCTGCTGCTCCTGCTGGGGCCGCGGCTCGAGGCTGCGGGCGTCGCAGAGCCGCCGCTGCCCGCCGTGGTCCTTGCCATCCTGGCCCGCAATGCCGAGCACTCTCTGCCCCACTACCTGGGCGCGCTGGAGCGGCTGGACTACCCCCGGGCCAGGATGGCCCTCTG GTGTGCCACAGACCACAACGTGGACAACACCACAGAGATGCTGCAGGAGTGGCTGGCTGCTGTGGGCGATGACTATGCTGCTGTGGTCTGGAGGCCTGAGGGGGAGCCCAG GTCCTACCCAGACGAAGCGGGCCCTAAGCACTGGACCAAAGAAAGGCATCAGTTTCTGATGGAGCTGAAACAGGAAGCCCTGACctttgccagggactggggggctGACTATATCCTG TTTGCAGATACGGACAACATTCTGACCAACAACCAGACACTGCGGCTTCTGATCGAGCAGGGGCTGCCCGTGGTGGCCCCGATGCTGGACTCTCAGACCTACTACTCCAATTTCTGGTGTGGGATCACCCCTCAG GGCTACTACCGCCGCACAGCCGACTACTTCCCTACCAAGAACCGCCAGCGCCGGGGCTGCTTCCGTGTCCCCATGGTCCACTCCACCTTCCTGGTATCCCTGCGGGCGGAGGGGACAGAACAGCTGTGCTTCTACCCCCCTCACCCCAACTATACCTGGCCCTTCGACGACATCATCGTCTTCGCCTACGCCTGTCAGGCTGCTG GGGTCTCGGCCCACGTGTGCAACGAGCACCGTTATGGGTACATGAACGTGCCTGTGAAATcccaccaggggctggaggatgaGAGAGTCAACTTCATCCACCTGATATTGGAAGCGCTGG TGGATGGGCCCCCCATGTGGGCCTCAGCTCATGTGTCCCGGCCCCCAAAGAGGCCCAGCAAGATGGGGTTTGATGAG gTGTTTGTCATCAGCCTGGCCCGCCGGCCCAACCGCCGAGAGCGCATGCTTAGTTCGCTCTgggagatggagatctctgggcgtTTGGTGGATGCCGTGGACGGCCG GACACTCAACAGCAGTGTCATGAGGAGCCTCGGCGTGGACCTGCTTCCCGGCTACCAGGACCCCTACTCGGGCCGCACACTGACCAAGGGCGAGGTGGGCTGCTTCCTCAGCCACTACTCCatctgggaggag GTGGTTGCCCGGGGCCTGGCCCAGGTCGTGGTGTTTGAGGACGACGTGCGTTTTGAAAGCAATTTCAAGATGCGGCTGGAGCGGCTGATGAAGGAGGTGGAGGCGGAGAAACTTCCTTGGGACCTGAT CTACCTCGGCCGGAAGCAGGTGAACCCTGAGGAGGAGGCAGCCGTGGAGGGGCTGCCACACCTGGTGGTAGCTGGCTACTCGTACTGGACACTGGCGTACGTCCTGAGCCTGGCTGGCGCCCGCAAGCTGCTGGCCTCCCAGCCCCTGCGCCGAATGCTGCCCGTGGATGAGTTCCTGCCCATCATGTTTGACCAGCACCCCAA TGAGCAGTACAAGGCACACTTCTGGCCGCGGGACCTGCGGGCCTTCTCAGCCCGGCCCCTGCTCGCTGCTCCCACCCACTACGCGGGGGACGCTGAGTGGCTCAGCGACACAGAGACGTCCTCGCCCTGGGACGATGACAGCGGCCGCCTCATCAGCTGGAGTGGCTCTTATAAGACCCTGCGGGACCCCCGCCTGGACCTGGCCGGCAGCAGTGGGCAcagcctccatccccacccccaggatgAGCTCTAG